From the genome of Eucalyptus grandis isolate ANBG69807.140 chromosome 2, ASM1654582v1, whole genome shotgun sequence, one region includes:
- the LOC120289778 gene encoding clavaminate synthase-like protein At3g21360, which translates to MESSTGKDFKIGECQGQKVVDGEVMPLVLLPPEPAKADSESLVATLKKNTEWFDQMIIKNSAVLLRGFDVKNAEDFNEIVEACGWEDIRYIGPAVRTHIYKRVWTANEGPLSEFMYYHHEMVLFKENPKKVILFCEVPPPEGGETPFVPSFRVTERMLEEFPEEVEEIEKKGLMYTFTAPSTNNTSSMRGRSWQDAFGTPDPTEAERRVKAMGMDVEWLPDGGLKTIICPRTLTRVFEGTKGRRMWYNTVVGMHGKEISSATMADGTEIPDHVVKRCGEILDEESIQFKWEKGDVLFFDNMALLHGRRPSLPPRKVLVATCK; encoded by the exons ATGGAATCCTCCACCGGCAAGGACTTCAAGATCGGCGAGTGCCAAGGCCAGAAGGTGGTCGACGGCGAGGTGATGCCCCTCGTCCTGCTCCCGCCAGAGCCCGCCAAAGCTGACTCCGAGTCCCTTGTCGCAACTCTGAAGAAGAACACGGAATGGTTCGACCAGATGATCATCAAGAACAGCGCAGTTCTGCTCCGCGGCTTCGACGTGAAGAACGCCGAGGACTTCAACGAGATCGTCGAGGCTTGCGGGTGGGAGGACATCCGCTACATCGGGCCCGCGGTGAGGACTCACATCTACAAGCGGGTTTGGACAGCGAACGAGGGCCCGCTGTCGGAGTTCATGTACTACCACCATGAGATGGTTCTG TTCAAGGAAAACCCCAAGAAGGTGATATTGTTTTGCGAAGTGCCGCCACCGGAGGGCGGGGAGACACCATTTGTGCCAAGCTTCCGGGTGACGGAGCGGATGCTGGAGGAGTTCccggaggaggtggaggaaaTAGAGAAGAAGGGGCTGATGTACACCTTCACTGCCCCGAGCACAAATAACACTTCCTCCATGAGAGGCCGTAGCTGGCAGGATGCTTTCGGCACCCCCGACCCAACCGAAGCTGAGAGAAG GGTTAAGGCCATGGGAATGGACGTGGAATGGCTGCCCGACGGTGGACTGAAGACGATCATCTGCCCACGAACCCTCACGAGGGTGTTCGAGGGAACAAAAGGGAGGAGGATGTGGTACAACACGGTGGTGGGGATGCACGGGAAGGAGATCAGCTCGGCCACGATGGCCGATGGGACCGAGATCCCGGACCACGTGGTGAAGCGATGCGGCGAGATCCTCGACGAGGAGAGCATCCAATTCAAGTGGGAGAAGGGCGACGTCCTCTTCTTCGACAACATGGCCTTGCTCCATGGACGCAGGCCATCGCTCCCGCCAAGGAAAGTGCTGGTGGCTACTTGCAAGTGA
- the LOC104433311 gene encoding clavaminate synthase-like protein At3g21360, giving the protein MESSTGKDFKIGECQGQKVVDGEVMPLVLLPPEPAKADTESLVATLKKNPEWFEQMIIKNSAVLLRGFDVKNAEDFNEIVEACGWEDMRYFGPAPRTNIYKRVWTANEGPLSEFLFYHHEMILFKENPKKVILFCEVPPPEGGETPFVPSFRVTERMLEEFPKEVEEMEKKGLMYTFTASSTNNTSSIIGRGWQDAFGTLDPAEAERWVKATGMDVEWLPDGGLKTIICPRTLTRVFEGRKGRRMWYNAVVGMHGKEISSATMADGTEIPDHVVKRCGEILEEESIQFKWEKGDVLFFDNMALLHGRRPSLPPRKVLAATCK; this is encoded by the exons ATGGAATCCTCCACCGGCAAGGACTTCAAGATCGGCGAGTGCCAAGGCCAGAAGGTGGTCGACGGCGAGGTGATGCCCCTCGTCCTACTCCCGCCGGAGCCCGCCAAAGCTGACACCGAGTCCCTTGTCGCAACTCTGAAGAAGAACCCGGAATGGTTCGAACAGATGATCATCAAGAACAGCGCAGTTCTGCTCCGCGGCTTCGACGTGAAGAACGCCGAGGACTTCAACGAGATCGTCGAGGCTTGCGGGTGGGAGGACATGCGCTACTTCGGGCCCGCGCCGAGGACTAACATCTACAAGCGGGTTTGGACAGCGAACGAGGGCCCGCTGTCGGAGTTCTTATTCTACCACCATGAGATGATTCTG TTCAAGGAAAACCCCAAGAAGGTGATACTATTCTGCGAAGTGCCGCCACCGGAGGGCGGGGAGACACCATTTGTGCCAAGCTTCCGGGTGACGGAGCGGATGCTAGAGGAGTTCCCGAAGGAAGTGGAGGAAATGGAGAAGAAGGGGCTGATGTACACCTTCACAGCCTCGAGCACGAATAACACTTCCTCCATAATAGGCCGCGGCTGGCAGGATGCTTTCGGCACCCTTGACCCAGCCGAAGCTGAGAGATG GGTTAAGGCCACGGGAATGGACGTGGAATGGCTGCCCGACGGTGGACTGAAGACGATCATCTGCCCACGAACCCTCACGAGGGTGTTCGAGGggagaaaagggaggaggatgTGGTACAACGCGGTGGTGGGGATGCACGGGAAGGAGATCAGCTCGGCTACGATGGCCGATGGGACCGAGATCCCGGACCACGTGGTGAAGCGATGCGGCGAGATCCTCGAGGAGGAGAGCATCCAATTCAAGTGGGAGAAGGGCGACGTCCTCTTCTTCGACAACATGGCCTTGCTCCATGGACGCAGGCCATCGCTCCCGCCAAGGAAAGTGCTGGCGGCTACTTGCAAGTGA